The genomic window tattacatattatattgtgtgatTATTAGTTTTGATTACCGtcgatacgatattattattatattattataatatattttaatatatcgtgacgacgacgacagcaACGATAGTGCTGCGACGAAGACATCGCGGacgacataatattacgttcGTTCGTGTGTGCGTGCGGGGAGGCGGCTTAGGGTGCGTTCAGACGTTGAATATGTACGACACGTTCGTCTCCTGGCTGGACTGCCGTTTGGTGTACGCGTGGTGATTGGTGATGTAGTACGACGACGCCTTGCCGCCGCCGTTGCCGCTGGCCGACGCCGAGTGCTGCAGGTTCTCGTTGTACCGCAGGGTGCCGCAGCACCGGCGGCTCTGGAGCACGGCGGTGAAGCCGCGCCGGAACTTCCGGTTGAAGAACGCGTACAGCACCGGATTGATGCAGCTGTTGGACGCGCCCAGCCACTGCGCGATCGGCGTGGCCACCGGAAGGAAGTCCTCCTCCCACGGCACCAGCCGGCCGCCCAGCTTGATCCGGGCGAAGATCGCGTACAGCGGCAGCCAGGACGCGACGAACAGCACCACCACCATGGCCAGCATCTTCACCACCTTCACCTTGCTCTGTTGCTGGATGCGCTCCATGCGGGCGCACTTGTTGTCGGTGGGTATGGTCCGCCGCCACACCTTCACCCAGATCATCACGTAGCACAGCGATATGGCCACCGTGGGCACCACGTAGCACAGGCCCAGGTTGCCCAGCAGGAAGTACAGGTTGCCGTCCAGGTAGTCCGGCCACACCTCCAGGCACAGTTCCAGGTTCGGGGCGTCCTTGAATATGGCCACCATGTCGAAGAACAGCGCCCACGGTATGGTAATCGTGGTCGACGCCAGCCAGATGATGGCGATGATGTACCGAGCGCGTCGAGTGGTGATCTGACACTTGAGCGGGTACCAGATGGCCAGGAACCTGTGGACAAAAAACGACCGCAACGTCAATATAGGTGGCAGTAGTGGttatagttaggtattattttcaagtgCAAAATACGAGTTAATTATATGATAGATGAGTTACCGGCTAGACTTAGCTACGTTAATCATAAATTACcgataaaatgatatttttttgtttagttttatttgcACTGCAAACCTTGCTACAGTTTTACCGTACTTGTTTGGAGATTATatagtagtttattttaaatatttgaggtTTACAATCTTTGTTTGTCCTCGGGCGGCGTTATACGAGCACGTTGTTAATTCCTTAACGGTTTGATAGACACGCCAAaagatattatgattttacccCGTCCAATTAACAACGAtaacaacaacagcaacaacaacaacaacaacaccCCAATATTCAAAATCACATAGATAACGAGGTACccgaataaattaattatcacgTCCGGTACGTAAGGAGACGAATGATTTTGTTGTTGACGTTCTAAGGGAGGCCAAACATTAGAGTATACGCATTGACGCGCATAAGAATCTGTGACATATTTACGGTTCAAAAGTAGAGGCCATAAAGACAATTTACCTTCGTACAGTACTAGTATTGAGACaactatactaatattatacagataagTATCGTGGAAGTATACTGACACagtcgaataataataacttttaagatAAAACTCATGTTTTTGAGCACAATAGTTTTTGAACTGACAAAAGGCTCGTGTATACATACTATAAGatgaaaaaaaccaaaattaaaaaaaaaaaaacgtatgtaTTGTGCATCTGTTGTTATAAGACTTCAagaaaaaattacacataacaatataatattatgtaataatagtgCTGATTCGAGTGACaactacgtattattattatgaaagtgTGACCAAACGTATATGGCCTATTCGATCGAACATCGCCATCTTTGAAATATGTTGCCTGGCGCCacagaaaatatgtatatagctatcataatatgtatactattagatacggtataaaataatcttcGAACTAGGCTTTTTTTTCGCCGTCATATAATTACAGCTGCATAATCAGCATATACAgcgaatatacctataaacttttaaacggTATCTTTTTTTCAGACACGATTTTTCTAAATGCCAACTCGTACTTTCATATTTCATctcgttaaaaattattattgaaccgacattcaatttgaaaaaaaaaagttttgcactaacttatactattttattataattttcgtttaaataacGTTGGATGAGTTTGCTATATTCTTCCTGGAAaacttatcataataatatattaatacgaaTATCTAACTGAtaactatatgtatttttaaaataactaataaattcagaaaatctgaaatattatacaatattgaataaacgAAAGTAATTCATTGTCTTTAAATAGTATGTaacttattatactttcaagtgctacaatattttaatcttatgaACGTATTgctacttcaaaaatattcaacaaaactataaacaaaatgtgtcactgttataacttttaaataaatactaataatatgaataatttatcaaagaaaaacgattatatagaataatttataatatataaataagagagtaatttaaataaatttgaacagACATTGTGTTATTATCAACTAAGCAATCTAAACgctaagaatttatttaaagttcactgatgtattatttttattttctatcttacattgaattataaagTTTCGACATTTCATTAGTGGACTTGTAACGTTAATTGtggatttgtttaaaaataaaatgtatattttaattattattgatttaaaacaagttaaaatatgggaatcaaatcaaataatttaatatttaataaattaaattgcacgaacgttacaatattattattttcagaacTATTTTcacttgcatattattttaaagtaataatactaattataaaataaatttggttcataattatatatttatagaaatttataatattatagtcacattaaataagttatttaatcataaaatctaatatttttatcactcCCCTATCAGAGAATACTATTTAAGTACTACTGACATTTGAATACTATTTTCAACTCTATTCATTGGTatacaatcaaaaatattgctaaataaatattttataacattagtgATTAGTGATTACCTATGaactcattaaaatttttacgagtaaataacaacattaaacattttcaatttatttaaacatgtgAACCATgctgatgatgataataaataaaattatgataatcagGATTCaacgtttttgtttatattattcaaatacaaaatgcCGAAtcatgtttaaactttaatacgAATTTAAGGATTTAAACCTTTTTTATTCCTTCTATTACTGTTCATTGCTTTCTCGACGTAAGGTTttcaattctattttattaatgtaagaaataaataattattatgcttgAATATGTTTTTCTCATTCAGctgttatataagttattcaCTACGATTATGTAAActcaatcataaaaatatcaaaggcttgtcataatattatcaagaaaATGCTAGGGTTATTTCACTTCGACTAATATTATAGCGAAATATCAATTTGCGTTTTTACACAaacattaatgtaaaaaaaaaaagaaaagttaaAGTATGATTTTGTTTctcaaataaatcatattttgtataagaacagttattgttttaaatcgaTGCTGTACAAACAactacaaatatgaaatatacctaccaattatttttatacattattccgGCCAGGGTTATGGTAAGGACAAAAAATAATCCATTGACCTTCTTGCTCACCATGATATTGTCgcacgaaaataaaaaatcaatagttaATCGTAATCACTGAAAAGCCTTTAGTAATTTTGACAGCAtgggtatattaataatgaaaacaatatcacattttttatttgattatacgagacattagtttaattttgcaTGAATAttaactgatttaaaaattaaaaaactaataaatataccatttagtagatatttttttacagcaaGTGTTAAACATTTAACCCTAAgaaattgtatgaaaatacAGGTTTTTTGAGGTCAcgattatagtatttattttaaggtttGTTTATCTctcgttttatataatacgcaGAATTTTCAGATTTAAAGCTTTTTAACTTTTAGCCAATTCAAccactttaaaacaaaaataatattctagtgGAAAAATGCCattttatacagaaaaaaGTGCTgacttaatcaaaattatattatcacaataattaGGTATGAAACTGTGTAAATATGCATTGGCAACGtcgaacaattaaaaaactcaTCCAGCTTTAGAATAGTAAATAagccaaataaaatttaaaatttctgacTTCGATTGGTTTGATTTTACGaagatatcattataatataaagttaaaacatatatattataattatgcgtAGATGGTaccatgtttatttataaaaaatatgagaaaACTTTCAGTTTCTGCAACTTGCTGCTGTTAACGTTCGTGTCACAACGTTCTTCATCGGCTGTTCGTTCAAACGAATTAATGACATAAGTTTATCAGCTGTAAACTGTTAGCACCATTAAGCACATGTTTGCGGTtaagatcataatatataatttaagtacacaATACGATAACTCAAGAGATATttagaaacattttaaactttgttctttttaaattataataatatgtactagaCGTCCAGACGTGAATTTGTCGAACGAAAAAAGTGTACATGAAACATAATCTACATTCAACAACATAAGTGTTTCTGAGAGTAGAAAAATGGGCAGTAAACATTTAACACTTTACAgttgagaaaaatatttcgttttacctctaacacattatttaaaaaaaagtcattataCTCGaacttgaatataatttttttatgtgggtcttatgtaattgttaatttacaaataaaatattaatatttttatagtcgtAAAGTTTTTTCTGGAAAGTACTAAtaagttgatattatattttcactaaTTACAATTACACAAAAATCCAGAcgacatttttcaaattcacCTACAATTAATGTTTAGTCCATCAATTTTTTGAGAAGTACTTATAAGAGTGTCgcctactatatattttttgataaaatctgtaaaaactatttactatacatttttttcacaccctcaaaaaaaaaaaattaaaaaaacttcaagTTGTGCTGGTCACAGTACGATGCATTCGTGTGCATCTACGGCTTAAGTGTACAGTACTGTACACACGATGATATAACTTAATACTATTTGATTAGcgttgtttttgttgttgttattgttgttgtcgtCGTACGATTTTTGCTGGGCCAAGGTGGTTTACGACGGTCGCGGTGCAACGACGACGATGGAAAAACGTCGTCGAGTGACTAGGCAAAAATGGTAACGGTTGCGCCAGCGTCCGGTTTGGTATGTACCTATGTGATGGGGAAACAAATTCCGACGCAAGTTTCCACGTATTCGAGACGGTGATGTCACACGGC from Aphis gossypii isolate Hap1 chromosome 1, ASM2018417v2, whole genome shotgun sequence includes these protein-coding regions:
- the LOC114119132 gene encoding neuropeptide SIFamide receptor-like gives rise to the protein MVIEPGLMDMLGNSLFDMLAPVSSTESSAVASTVSAHGSGDGSGGRVDGSGSAVDDDEDDGSGMGGGSGAGGSGGIGPGELWYRHSPAMTAVYCFAYTMVFLVGLVGNLLVVSVVCRSPRMRNVTNYFIVNLAVADILVLVFCLPATLLSNIYVPWILGSWMCKIVPYVQGVSVAASVYSLIAVSVDRFLAIWYPLKCQITTRRARYIIAIIWLASTTITIPWALFFDMVAIFKDAPNLELCLEVWPDYLDGNLYFLLGNLGLCYVVPTVAISLCYVMIWVKVWRRTIPTDNKCARMERIQQQSKVKVVKMLAMVVVLFVASWLPLYAIFARIKLGGRLVPWEEDFLPVATPIAQWLGASNSCINPVLYAFFNRKFRRGFTAVLQSRRCCGTLRYNENLQHSASASGNGGGKASSYYITNHHAYTKRQSSQETNVSYIFNV